ATCCGCAACTATCTTCGTGGCCGCGGCATTGAATCCGAAATTTTTTCGCTTTTCTATCACCCACGCTACGCCGGCCAGATTATCCCCTACAAGGAATACGCCAACCAGGCCAGTGCCGACAACGTGACCATCTATCACTTTTCCATCGGCTCACCGGTGACCAAGACCTTTCTGCGCCTGCCGGACCGCAAGGTCATGATCTACCACAACATCACGCCCCATCACTTTTTCCTCGACTACCACCGCGTTTTGACCAAGGACTGTTTCAAGGGCCGCGTGGAACTCAAAAGCCTGGTGGGGAAAGTCGACCTGGCGTTGGGGGACTCAGCGTACAACGAAAATGAGTTGAAAGAGCTGGGGTTTTCCCCCACGGGCGTGCTGCCCCTGGTAATGGACTTTGAAAAGTTTTCCCGCCCGCTGGTGCCCGTGATCCGCGATATTTTTACAGACATCCGCACCAACATTCTCTACGTCGGGCGCATTATTCCCAACAAGCGCATCGAGGATGTCATCCGAGTGTTTCATTTTTACCAGCGTTTTTTCAACCCCAATTCCCGCCTGCTGCTGGTGGGAGAGTACCGGGGTTTTGAACGCTACCTGTCGGCCCTGCAGAAAATGGTTTCCCGCCTGGAAAACGCCCACGTGCACTTTACCGGGCACGTGCCCGAAGATGAGTTGATCACCTATTTTCGCCTGGCCCACCTCTACCTGCACATGAGCGAGCATGAAGGATTCTGCGCCCCTGTTCCCGAAAGTTTCCACCTGGACATTCCCGTGGTGGCGTTCGATGCCGGAGCGGTGGCGGAAACCATGCGCGGCGGCGGCCTGTTAATACACAAAAAATCATTTGTTCAAATCGCCGCTCTGCTTGATCGCGTGCTGCGGGACGAAGGCCTGCGCAAACGGGTCCTGGAAACCCAGCGCCGGGCTGTTCGGGGATACCGGCGCGACCAGACCGGCCGGATTCTTCTGGAGCACCTCAAGCGGTTGACCGGCAACCATCCGTCACTGGACAACAACAGCGGCACGCCCTCATGATCGCCAACACCCTGATCGTGCGCTACGGCGAGATCGGCCTGAAAGGACGCAACCGCTCCCACTTTGAGAATCAGCTATGCTCGGATATCCGCGGTTTCCTTAAGAACGAAGGCGTTCCGTTCAAAACGGTTGACCGCACCCACGGCCGCATTTACGTCCGGGGTATCAGCAGTGAGACTGCCCTGGAGCGGGTACTGGGAATCCGCTCCTTCAGTCCCGCCCTTGAAGTCCCCCGCAACATAAAGGATCTGGAAGCGGCGGCCGCGCATCTCTACCCCCTTGTGCGTGAGGCCGGCAGCTTCCGCGTCAGCTGCCAGCGCACGGACAAGGAATTCCCCCTCACGTCCATGGAGGTGGAACGCCGCCTGGGTGAACGGGTGCGCCTGGACACCGGGGCTGTGGTCAAGCTGAATGCTCCGGGATTCAACCTCGAAGTCGAGATCGGCCGAGACACGGCTTTTGTCTTTTTTCGCCGCATCTCCGGTTTCGGCGGCATGCCCTACGGCAGCGCCGGGAAACTGGTTTCGCTCATCTCCAGCGGAATCGATTCACCGGTGGCCACGTTCCTGATGATGAAACGCGGGGTGGAACCCATCCTGATGCATTTCTCCATGGGAAACGATGAGCGCGAAAAAGTGGAACACCTGCGCCGGCAACTGGAACAATTCTCAGCGGGCCGGCGCATCCGCCTGGAGGTGGTGGAGCACGGCGATCTATTTAACGGTCGCTTCGACATACTGCACAGGAACAGGCGCATCGGCCCCTACCTGTGCATTATCTGCAAGTACCTCATGCACCGCCATGCGGGCGAATTGGCCCGGCGCACGGGCGCGTTGGGAATCATTACCGGAGACAGCCTGGCCCAGGTGGCGTCCCAGACCCTGAGCAATTTGGCCGCTTACCGCACCCGTTCGGGGCTTCCCGTCTACAGCCCCCTGATCGGCCTGGACAAGGTGGAAATCATTGACCTGGCGCGGCGCATCGGCACCTACGACCT
This window of the Candidatus Aminicenantes bacterium genome carries:
- a CDS encoding glycosyltransferase yields the protein MKVHQFLTSYSYGDAIGNEALEIRNYLRGRGIESEIFSLFYHPRYAGQIIPYKEYANQASADNVTIYHFSIGSPVTKTFLRLPDRKVMIYHNITPHHFFLDYHRVLTKDCFKGRVELKSLVGKVDLALGDSAYNENELKELGFSPTGVLPLVMDFEKFSRPLVPVIRDIFTDIRTNILYVGRIIPNKRIEDVIRVFHFYQRFFNPNSRLLLVGEYRGFERYLSALQKMVSRLENAHVHFTGHVPEDELITYFRLAHLYLHMSEHEGFCAPVPESFHLDIPVVAFDAGAVAETMRGGGLLIHKKSFVQIAALLDRVLRDEGLRKRVLETQRRAVRGYRRDQTGRILLEHLKRLTGNHPSLDNNSGTPS
- the thiI gene encoding tRNA 4-thiouridine(8) synthase ThiI; the protein is MIANTLIVRYGEIGLKGRNRSHFENQLCSDIRGFLKNEGVPFKTVDRTHGRIYVRGISSETALERVLGIRSFSPALEVPRNIKDLEAAAAHLYPLVREAGSFRVSCQRTDKEFPLTSMEVERRLGERVRLDTGAVVKLNAPGFNLEVEIGRDTAFVFFRRISGFGGMPYGSAGKLVSLISSGIDSPVATFLMMKRGVEPILMHFSMGNDEREKVEHLRRQLEQFSAGRRIRLEVVEHGDLFNGRFDILHRNRRIGPYLCIICKYLMHRHAGELARRTGALGIITGDSLAQVASQTLSNLAAYRTRSGLPVYSPLIGLDKVEIIDLARRIGTYDLSIVKSKGCTPPSNPRTHVDPETFQSILEESGLERGDGS